TGAGCATTATTTTCCAGCCTGCCCATGTATTTACTGGTTCGGACTTCATTCAGCAAGAAGAGAATAAAATTGAAAGAAGCTGGCATCTATATCAACTACAGACCACAACCAATTTCAAATTAAACCCATTCCTGACCTGGCTCTCCGGTGGATTAAATTACCAGATAGAACATCATTTGTTCCCTCACATTTGTCATGTTCATTATCCGGCCATTGCCAGGATTGTGAAGCAAACGGTAAAAGAATTCAACATGCCTTATCACCTACAAAAGAACTTGTGGGGTGCCTTGTTTTTGCACTATGACATGTTAAGATCTCTGGGGCAAGAAAAATTAGTCCCAAATCAGATCCACTCCTGATCGTTTACGGTTCTTTCGTGCTCAACTTCTCCAGTATGCCTGGTAGCTGCCGGCTCAAATAGAAGTACCCACACCTCTTCGCCGTTTTCTGTTCTTGGGAAGTGCTCCACGCCACGTGGCACGATGATGGTCTCTCCTTCTCTGACTATTTCCGTACGATCTCGGAACTCCATGATGAGGGTGCCTTTGAAGATCATAAATAATTCATCTTCATCTTCATGACTGTGCCATACAAATTCCCCTGAAAGCTTGGCTAATTTGACCTGTTGCCCATTTAGCTCGCCTATGATTTTGGGAGTCCAATGTTCCTGAAATGATCCGAATTTATCCTTGATGTTAATGACGTCCATTTTACTTATATGCTTAATTGACCTAAATTAAGACTAATTCACGCTGGCTTTGTTACAATCTTTGGCAATAAACCGATTTTGTCATGATCAGGTATGTTTGTTTAATAATTTCCAGTCTTTTCTTGATGGACATTCAGGCACAAAAAGTAACCTCCAGACTTGAGATCTATGATTTGGAAACAGCCAAAAGAACGGTAGTCTATGAAGCGCCTACTCATTTTGAAGCGCCTAACTGGAGCCCTGATGGCTCTTATCTCTTATTCAATCAAGGTGGTGAGCTATTCAAGT
This DNA window, taken from Cytophagales bacterium, encodes the following:
- a CDS encoding cupin domain-containing protein, which codes for MDVINIKDKFGSFQEHWTPKIIGELNGQQVKLAKLSGEFVWHSHEDEDELFMIFKGTLIMEFRDRTEIVREGETIIVPRGVEHFPRTENGEEVWVLLFEPAATRHTGEVEHERTVNDQEWI